A portion of the Mycobacterium paraseoulense genome contains these proteins:
- a CDS encoding virulence factor Mce family protein encodes MSTAFDIRNIRLPKLTRATVIIGSLVIVLAIVVAFVGWRLYQKLTTNTVVAYFPAANALYPGDKVQIMGMRVGAIDKIEPAGDKMKVTFHYENQYRVPANANAVILNPTLVASRAIQLEPPYKGGPVLADNAVIPEERTQVPVEWDQLRNSITNIISKLGPTPEQPTGPFGEVIESYANGLAGKGKEFNTTLSNLSQALTALNEGRGDFFAVVKSLALFVNALHKDDQQFVALNQNLAEFTTRLAHNDSDLSNAIEQFDGLLSTVRPFLDKNRGVLTYDINNLATVTNTILQPDPLNGLETALHVLPTAAANINQIYHPSHGSVVAIPAITNFANPMQFICSSIQAGSRLGYQESAELCAQYLAPILDAIKFNYLPFGANLFSTAETLPKEVAYSEDRLHPPNGYKDTTVPGIWVPDTPTSHRNTQPGWIVAPGMQGQQVGPITAGLMTPDSLAELMGGPNIAPPQSNLQTPPGPPNAYDENPVVPPIGLNAPVPIQPPPPGPNVVPGPVAPTPAPVAAPAPNAGGPAVPTDFGGGGQ; translated from the coding sequence TGGCGGCTGTATCAGAAGCTGACCACTAACACCGTGGTGGCCTACTTCCCGGCGGCCAACGCGCTCTACCCCGGCGACAAGGTTCAGATCATGGGGATGCGGGTGGGCGCGATCGACAAGATCGAGCCGGCCGGCGACAAGATGAAGGTCACCTTCCACTACGAGAACCAGTACCGGGTTCCCGCCAACGCGAATGCGGTGATCCTCAACCCGACGCTGGTGGCATCGCGGGCCATCCAGCTCGAGCCGCCCTACAAGGGTGGCCCGGTGCTGGCCGACAACGCGGTCATCCCCGAGGAGCGCACCCAGGTCCCGGTGGAATGGGACCAGCTGCGCAACAGCATCACCAACATCATCTCCAAGCTGGGGCCGACGCCCGAGCAGCCGACCGGCCCATTCGGTGAGGTCATCGAGTCCTATGCCAACGGCCTGGCCGGCAAGGGCAAGGAGTTCAACACCACGCTGAGCAACCTCTCGCAGGCGTTGACCGCGCTCAACGAGGGCCGCGGCGACTTCTTCGCGGTGGTCAAGAGCCTGGCGCTGTTCGTCAACGCGTTGCACAAGGACGACCAGCAGTTCGTCGCGCTGAACCAGAACCTGGCCGAGTTCACCACGCGGCTCGCGCACAACGACAGCGACCTGTCGAACGCGATCGAGCAGTTCGACGGCCTGCTGTCCACGGTGCGCCCGTTCCTGGACAAGAACCGTGGGGTGCTGACCTACGACATCAACAACCTGGCGACCGTGACGAATACGATCCTGCAGCCGGATCCGCTCAACGGGCTGGAGACCGCGCTGCACGTGCTTCCGACGGCCGCGGCGAACATCAACCAGATCTATCACCCGTCGCACGGGTCGGTGGTCGCCATCCCGGCGATCACCAACTTCGCCAACCCGATGCAGTTCATCTGCAGCTCGATCCAGGCGGGCAGCCGGCTCGGGTATCAGGAGTCGGCCGAACTGTGTGCGCAGTATCTGGCGCCGATCCTCGACGCCATCAAGTTCAACTACCTGCCGTTCGGTGCGAACCTGTTCAGCACCGCCGAGACCCTGCCCAAGGAAGTGGCGTACTCCGAGGACCGGCTGCACCCGCCGAACGGATACAAGGACACCACCGTGCCCGGCATCTGGGTGCCCGACACCCCGACGTCGCACCGCAACACCCAGCCCGGCTGGATCGTCGCACCCGGGATGCAGGGCCAGCAGGTCGGTCCGATCACCGCGGGCCTGATGACGCCGGACTCGCTCGCCGAGCTCATGGGAGGCCCCAACATCGCGCCCCCGCAGTCGAACCTGCAGACCCCGCCGGGGCCGCCGAATGCCTACGACGAGAACCCGGTCGTGCCGCCCATCGGGCTCAACGCCCCGGTGCCCATCCAGCCGCCACCGCCGGGGCCGAACGTGGTCCCGGGTCCGGTCGCCCCGACGCCGGCGCCGGTCGCGGCGCCCGCGCCCAACGCCGGCGGGCCGGCCGTACCGACTGACTTCGGGGGTGGTGGGCAGTGA
- a CDS encoding virulence factor Mce family protein, translating to MRRALRLSRRGSWQALVLLVAALVLSSCGWRGISNVAIPGGPGSGSGAMTIYVQVPDTLAINGNSKVMVADVYVGSIKSIQLKNWVATLTLGVDKNVKLPKNAIAKIGQTSLLGSQHVELASPPNPSQELLKNGDTIPLKNSSAYPTTEQTLASLSLILRGGGIPNLEVLQNEVYNIFNGRGDQIRSFLGKLDTFTSQLNQQRDDITHAIDSTNRLLTYVGARADVLDRVLTDIPPLVKHFADTKNLLINAVDAVGRLSQAADQYLSEARGPLHTDLQALQCPLKELGRASPYLIGALKLILTQPFDIDTVPKIFRGDYINISLTLDVTYSSVDNAFLTGTGLSGALRALEQSFGRDPETMIPDVRYTPNPNDAPGGPLVERGDRNC from the coding sequence GTGAGGCGCGCGCTTCGGTTGAGCCGCCGCGGGTCCTGGCAGGCGCTGGTCCTGCTGGTGGCCGCGCTGGTGTTGAGCTCGTGCGGCTGGCGCGGGATCTCCAATGTCGCGATCCCCGGTGGCCCGGGCAGCGGCTCGGGGGCGATGACGATCTACGTCCAGGTACCGGACACGTTGGCGATCAACGGCAACAGCAAGGTGATGGTGGCCGACGTGTACGTCGGGTCGATCAAGTCCATCCAGCTGAAGAACTGGGTCGCCACCTTGACGCTGGGTGTGGACAAGAACGTCAAGCTGCCCAAGAACGCGATCGCCAAGATCGGCCAGACCTCGCTGCTGGGTTCTCAGCACGTCGAGCTGGCCTCGCCGCCGAACCCGTCGCAGGAGCTGCTGAAGAACGGCGACACCATCCCGCTGAAGAATTCCTCGGCGTATCCGACCACCGAGCAGACGCTGGCCAGCCTGTCGCTGATCCTGCGCGGCGGCGGTATCCCCAACCTCGAGGTGCTGCAGAACGAGGTCTACAACATCTTCAACGGCCGGGGGGATCAGATCCGGTCGTTCCTGGGCAAGCTGGACACCTTCACCAGCCAGCTCAATCAGCAGCGCGACGACATCACCCATGCGATCGACTCGACCAACAGGCTGCTGACCTACGTGGGGGCGCGGGCCGACGTGCTCGACCGGGTGCTGACCGACATCCCGCCGCTGGTCAAGCATTTCGCCGACACCAAGAACCTGCTGATCAACGCCGTCGACGCGGTCGGACGGCTCAGCCAGGCGGCCGACCAGTACCTGTCGGAGGCGCGCGGGCCGCTGCACACCGACCTGCAGGCGCTGCAATGTCCGCTCAAGGAGCTGGGCCGCGCCTCGCCGTATCTGATCGGCGCGCTGAAGCTGATCCTGACGCAGCCGTTCGACATCGACACGGTGCCGAAGATCTTCCGCGGCGACTACATCAACATCTCGCTGACGCTCGACGTGACCTACAGCTCCGTGGACAACGCGTTCCTCACCGGTACCGGGTTGTCGGGGGCGCTGCGCGCGCTCGAGCAGTCGTTCGGGCGTGATCCCGAGACGATGATTCCCGACGTCCGCTACACGCCGAACCCCAATGACGCGCCCGGTGGTCCGCTGGTGGAAAGGGGGGACAGGAATTGCTGA
- a CDS encoding Mce protein, whose protein sequence is MEGDAGASRLNPPPMPKFRRLRRRRPKNEDPAAGAEPTNPEATAEESAEPENATEPTGPELTAEEPSTAEVRAAEPAEPEDAAEPAEPRESAEPAEPEAVPGEAAERRPSRLGRGWLAGIAAALVVCAAAVGAGGYFALRYHHESQAIARNDAAALKAAVDCVSATQAPDTNAMAASEQKIIDCGTDAFRSQALLYTSMLVQAYQAANVHVQVSDMRAAVERDNPDGSVDVLVAVRVKVANDQTQNETGYRLRVKMAMAEGQYKIAKLDQVTK, encoded by the coding sequence ATGGAAGGAGATGCTGGCGCCAGCCGGCTGAACCCCCCACCGATGCCGAAGTTTCGTCGTCTGCGCAGGCGGCGTCCGAAGAATGAGGATCCGGCGGCCGGCGCCGAACCGACCAATCCCGAGGCGACGGCCGAGGAGTCGGCCGAGCCCGAGAACGCGACCGAACCGACGGGCCCGGAGCTGACGGCCGAAGAGCCGTCGACGGCCGAAGTGCGCGCGGCGGAACCGGCGGAACCCGAGGACGCAGCCGAGCCGGCCGAGCCCCGGGAGTCAGCCGAGCCGGCGGAACCCGAGGCCGTGCCCGGCGAGGCCGCCGAGCGTCGTCCGTCGCGGTTGGGCCGCGGCTGGCTGGCCGGCATCGCGGCGGCGCTCGTAGTGTGCGCCGCGGCTGTCGGCGCCGGCGGTTACTTCGCCTTGCGCTATCACCACGAAAGCCAGGCGATCGCCCGCAACGACGCCGCGGCGCTCAAGGCGGCGGTCGACTGCGTTTCGGCGACCCAGGCGCCCGACACCAACGCGATGGCGGCGAGTGAGCAGAAGATCATCGACTGCGGCACGGACGCTTTCCGCTCGCAGGCCCTGCTCTACACCAGCATGCTCGTTCAGGCCTATCAGGCCGCCAACGTCCACGTCCAGGTGTCCGACATGCGGGCGGCGGTCGAACGCGACAACCCCGACGGTTCCGTCGACGTGCTGGTGGCGGTCCGCGTGAAGGTGGCCAACGATCAGACGCAGAACGAGACCGGTTACCGCCTGCGGGTGAAAATGGCTATGGCCGAAGGGCAATACAAGATTGCCAAGCTCGACCAGGTGACGAAGTGA
- a CDS encoding virulence factor Mce family protein, with the protein MLTPFIRRQLVAFGILTVISLLVLGVYYLQIPSLVGIGRYTLKAELPASGGLYPTANVTYRGVTIGKVTDVEPTERGAEATMSIDSRYKIPTDATANVHSVSAVGEQYLDLESTGHPGKFLSDGQTITKGTVPAEIGPALDTANRGLSVLPKDKIAQLLDETAQSVGGLGPALQRLVDSTQAIVGDFKTNITDVNDIIQNSGGVLDSQVQSGNAIERWARNLNRLGAQSAREDQHVKSVLRQAAPTADQVNDVFNDVRDSLPQTLANLEVVFDLLKRYHTGVEQVLVFLPQGASIAQTVAAPFPNMAALDLALSINQPPPCLTGFIPASEWRSPADTSIQPLPSGTYCKIPMDTPANSVRGSRNIPCTDIAGKRAATPRECRDPKPYVPAGTNPWYGDPNQILTCPAPAARCDQPVKPGQVIPAPSIDTGLNPAPSDRVAGTPPPTSDPLSRPGSGTVQCNGQQPNPCVYTPNGSPAAIYSPQSGELVGPDGVKYSVENSARTGDDGWKEMLAPAG; encoded by the coding sequence TTGCTGACTCCTTTCATCCGACGCCAGCTGGTCGCGTTCGGGATTTTGACGGTCATTTCGCTGCTCGTGCTCGGGGTGTATTACCTGCAGATCCCGAGCCTGGTCGGCATTGGCCGGTACACGCTGAAGGCGGAGCTGCCGGCGTCGGGTGGGTTGTATCCGACGGCGAACGTGACGTATCGCGGCGTCACCATCGGCAAGGTCACCGACGTCGAGCCGACCGAGCGGGGCGCCGAGGCGACGATGAGCATCGACAGCCGGTACAAGATCCCGACCGACGCGACGGCCAACGTGCACTCGGTGTCGGCGGTCGGTGAGCAGTACCTGGACCTCGAGTCGACCGGGCACCCGGGCAAGTTCTTGTCGGACGGTCAGACGATCACCAAGGGCACGGTGCCCGCCGAGATCGGGCCGGCGCTGGACACGGCCAACCGCGGGCTCTCCGTGCTGCCCAAGGACAAGATCGCCCAATTGCTCGACGAGACGGCGCAATCCGTGGGCGGGCTGGGTCCCGCCCTGCAGCGCCTGGTGGATTCCACCCAGGCGATCGTCGGCGATTTCAAGACCAACATCACCGACGTCAACGACATCATCCAGAACTCGGGCGGGGTCCTGGACAGCCAGGTCCAGTCGGGTAATGCCATCGAACGCTGGGCGCGCAACCTCAACAGGTTGGGCGCGCAGTCCGCACGGGAGGACCAGCACGTGAAAAGCGTGCTGCGCCAAGCGGCGCCGACGGCCGACCAGGTCAACGACGTCTTCAACGACGTGCGGGACTCGCTGCCGCAGACGCTGGCGAACCTCGAGGTGGTGTTCGACCTGCTCAAGCGCTACCACACCGGCGTCGAGCAGGTCCTGGTGTTCCTGCCGCAGGGCGCGTCGATCGCCCAGACGGTGGCGGCGCCGTTCCCCAACATGGCCGCACTGGACCTGGCCTTGTCGATCAACCAGCCGCCACCGTGTCTGACCGGGTTCATCCCGGCGTCGGAGTGGCGGTCGCCGGCCGACACCAGCATTCAGCCGCTGCCGTCGGGCACCTACTGCAAGATCCCGATGGACACCCCGGCCAACAGCGTGCGCGGGTCGCGCAACATCCCGTGTACGGACATTGCGGGCAAGCGGGCGGCCACCCCGCGGGAATGCCGGGACCCCAAGCCTTACGTGCCGGCGGGCACCAACCCCTGGTACGGCGACCCCAACCAGATCCTGACCTGCCCCGCCCCGGCGGCGCGCTGTGACCAGCCGGTGAAACCGGGCCAGGTGATCCCGGCGCCGTCCATCGACACCGGCCTGAACCCGGCCCCCTCGGACCGGGTCGCGGGGACGCCTCCCCCGACCAGCGATCCTTTGTCGCGGCCCGGGTCCGGTACCGTGCAGTGCAACGGCCAGCAGCCCAACCCGTGTGTCTACACCCCCAACGGGTCGCCCGCGGCGATCTACAGTCCCCAAAGCGGTGAACTGGTTGGGCCAGACGGGGTTAAATACTCCGTCGAGAACTCGGCCAGAACAGGAGACGACGGATGGAAGGAGATGCTGGCGCCAGCCGGCTGA